ATGAAAACGATTAAGTATCGTGGAGCAAAAACAATTGCACCGTTAAACGCTTATACTATTACTAAAAACTATGGGACATATACAGACCCTATTTACGGGATTAAGATCTTTAACGAATCGATATCTTTAAAGCCTAAAAAGCCAAATGCAAAAGTAAGGACGGTATTTAACGGTAAAGTTATCTACGCAGATAAAACAGCAGTACTTGATAATATTGTTATTGTAGAACATTCCCATGGTTTACATACTATCTATGCAAACTTATCTCAGATAGCTCCAAATATAAAAACAGGTAAGAAGATTAAGAAAGGGTATACAATCGGAAGAGTAAAAGATGAACTTATCTTTGAAGTTACCCAAAAAACATCCCATATTAACCCTATAAGATTATTTAGGTAGATTTGGGTATAATCGCGAAAAATTTTTAGATTAGAGAAATGATATGAACTTTATACAAACTCGTGGCATCGATCCATCAAAACCTAAAACAGTGACTTTTTCACAAGCTATCTTAGACCCGATAGCATCTTACGGCGGACTTTACGTTCCTGAAAAACTTCCTGAACTAGGGCAAGCATTTTTAGATAAACATTTAAACTCTTCATACAAAGTATTAGCAAAAGATATGTTAGATGCTTTTGATATCGATATTGAATCAGAAGTAATTGATGAGGCTTTAAACCTATACGATAAGTTTGATGATGCAGCTAATCCTGTACCGGTTGTAAAAGTAAAAGAGAATCTTTATGTAAGTGAACTATATCACGGTCCTACTCGTGCATTTAAAGATATGGCATTACAACCTTTTGGTATTGTACTTTCATCTATTGCACAAAAAAAGAATGAAAACTATTTAATCTTAGCTGCAACAAGTGGTGATACTGGTCCGGCTGCATTAGAGACTTTTAAAAACCGTGCGAACGTAAGAGTTGCTTGTTTATACCCTGACGGTGGAACAAGTGATGTTCAAAGATTACAAATGGTTACTGAAGATGCCCAAAACTTAAAAGTTATCGGTATCAACGGTGTATTTGATGATGCACAATCTGCTCTTAAAAGATTACTAGCATCAAGTGAATTCAAATCTGCACTCTCTGAGAAGAATACAAAACTTTCAGCGGCAAACTCTGTAAACTTCGGTCGTATCATTTTCCAAATCATTTACCATATTCACAGTTATTTAGAACTAGTACGTCAAAATGCGATAGAGATGGGTGAAAAAGTTTACCTAAACGTTCCAAGTGGAAACTTCGGTAATGCACTTGGCGGATACTATGCTTGGAAAATGGGACTTCCTGTTGAGAAGATTATCATCTCTTCAAATGAAAACAATGTATTAACACGTTTAATCAAAACTGGAAAGTATGATCTTAACGGTTGTGATGTAGTAAATACAACTTCACCTGCAATGGATATCTTAAAATCTTCAAACGTAGAGAGAATCCTTTTTGATATGTTTGGCGAAGTAAGAACAAAAGAACTTATGCAAGACCTAGAAGAGAAAAATGTTTATGAGCTTACAGCAGATGAACTAGCAACTTTACGCACTTGTTTCGATGCAGATTTCTGTAATGGTGACGAAGGTAAAGCATATATCAAAGATACGTTTGAAAATGATAACTACTTAATGGACCCTCATACTGCAACATGTTTTAAATCTTATGAAACATGTAGTGATCCTAAAATAAAATCTATTATCTACTCAACTGCAGAGTGGACAAAATTCTCTCCTGTAATTGCAAATGCACTAACAGGTGAAGTAGATGCAGAGGATATCATTGCATTAGAATCAATCTCAAATACTGCAAAACTGGCAATCCCTGCTATGGTAAAAGAACTTTTTACTAAAGAGATTGTTCAAAAAACTATTATCAACAAAGAAGATATAGAAAAAGAGATTTTAGATTTTATCTAAAACTCTTTTCCTCTTTTCACCCCTTTAATTTCTCTAAAATCAATATTTCTTATACTCTTTTATACTTGTTTAATATTATATGTCATACAATGATAGTATCTTGTAATAGGATTGGTCATGGGTATAGATGAAGACTTAGAACATAAACGACACATGATGTATTATAATCAACTTCTACAAAGTGATAGAAGAACGAAGCTCAAAGGTGAAAAAAGTAAGAAAAAGAAAAAAGACAAATTGAGCTTTGGATCACAGAAAGTTGATTTTAAAGACTATGTATATGCACCTGATGATTATGAATTCATAGCTTATATTTTTTATTTTGTAGCTATACCTTACCTCACTGGTGCTATTTTCCTATTTTTATTTATAGCCGGTGGTGACTTTGATAATTTTATGTTGTTAAATCTAAACTCTTTTATAATCGTGTGGTTAATAGGGTATGAGATAGTTGCGGCATTTTTACTTTTTTGGATTTTTATCATGTTCTTACAATATGAACGTGAGGATGATGAAGACCCTTACGGATTTGGATGAGAGCGTTATTTTACTCTCATCTCTTTTGGAGCATCTTTAGGTACAAGTCCGTACTTTGAAAGATCAATCATAATCTCTTCTCTTTTATCTTTAAGAAGTTTTTGCATAACAGGGTTTCTATCCATTTTGTATGTTTCTGTTTTAATAACATTACCTTGATGATCGTAGTATTTTTTTAACCCCACTTTGTAATTGTTTTTATAATAAACTTCAGAATAAAGATACCCTTCAATATCCCACTCTTTCATAACACCTTCACGTCTTCCCATAACGTAGTTAACTTCAGAACCAAGTACACCGTTATCGTAGAAGATTTTTTGAATATCATGTTTTTGACCGTCAACATACTTTACAGTCAGTTTTTTAGCTCCGTTATCGTAAAAAGATGTGTAGATTCCGTTCTCTTTTCCATCGATAAAATTAACTTGTGATTTCACTTTACCGGTATCTGTATACCAGTATGTCATGCCGTTTCTTTTACAGTTTTTATACGTTGATGACTGAGTATTGTCTTTTTGAATATATTCACTAGGATCTGCACAAAAAAACTGAGTATCATTAGCAAAAATAGCAGTAGAGAGCAATATTAAAGATAGAGACTTTAACATAATAGTTCCTTATATAAAATTTTTAAAAATAATACCATATACTCATCACATTTTTATCAAGATAATTCTGTCGCGCGTTTATAGGCACTTTCAATTGCATCCATACAAGCGTTTCTAACATTTCCTTTTTCAAGTGCACCGTATCCTGCAGCAGTTGTCCCACCCGGGCTCATTACACCATCTTTTAAAAGAGCAGGGTGGATATCTTGGATCAGTTTTCCAAAACCGCCGAAAAGTCCACGCATAATCTCCATTGCATCATCACGTTTAAGTCCTTGTTTTACCGCACCGTCTG
Above is a window of Sulfurimonas marina DNA encoding:
- a CDS encoding toxin-antitoxin system YwqK family antitoxin codes for the protein MLKSLSLILLSTAIFANDTQFFCADPSEYIQKDNTQSSTYKNCKRNGMTYWYTDTGKVKSQVNFIDGKENGIYTSFYDNGAKKLTVKYVDGQKHDIQKIFYDNGVLGSEVNYVMGRREGVMKEWDIEGYLYSEVYYKNNYKVGLKKYYDHQGNVIKTETYKMDRNPVMQKLLKDKREEIMIDLSKYGLVPKDAPKEMRVK
- the thrC gene encoding threonine synthase, producing the protein MNFIQTRGIDPSKPKTVTFSQAILDPIASYGGLYVPEKLPELGQAFLDKHLNSSYKVLAKDMLDAFDIDIESEVIDEALNLYDKFDDAANPVPVVKVKENLYVSELYHGPTRAFKDMALQPFGIVLSSIAQKKNENYLILAATSGDTGPAALETFKNRANVRVACLYPDGGTSDVQRLQMVTEDAQNLKVIGINGVFDDAQSALKRLLASSEFKSALSEKNTKLSAANSVNFGRIIFQIIYHIHSYLELVRQNAIEMGEKVYLNVPSGNFGNALGGYYAWKMGLPVEKIIISSNENNVLTRLIKTGKYDLNGCDVVNTTSPAMDILKSSNVERILFDMFGEVRTKELMQDLEEKNVYELTADELATLRTCFDADFCNGDEGKAYIKDTFENDNYLMDPHTATCFKSYETCSDPKIKSIIYSTAEWTKFSPVIANALTGEVDAEDIIALESISNTAKLAIPAMVKELFTKEIVQKTIINKEDIEKEILDFI